The following DNA comes from Tachypleus tridentatus isolate NWPU-2018 chromosome 9, ASM421037v1, whole genome shotgun sequence.
ACAAAATACTGgctacttgaaaaaaaaagatttgactGAATAATATAACACTCACTTTCAtagatataaacagtaataaagttACACTTTCAATGAAATGATTACAACCATATTTAGAATATCTTTGATATCAAGTGTTCATTAATAATTGACACTCATGGATCACTTTTTGtttacacaaaacaacaacaacatgatacAGGTTTACACTTTACTAACTGTAACAATAACAGATACAAGAGATACTTAGGGCATTACAAATATTCACAATAACACAGTACAGATCAACATGACTTTCATGAAGGTAAATGTTGATCCATAGTCAAAACAACAGAATAGCtgtcaagaagaaaaaaattctcTATCATGCCTGTTTAGTCAGCTTTCCTTacctatatatataaactgaTTGACTCAATAACCTAAGTATAACCAACACCTGGAGTCACATTTTAAGCTTCTTTAACCTAAAAGGTTTGTTATTCCAGTCATGAAATTACTCTTAATGTACCCTGTAAGCTAAACAGTTGTTTACTGTCACTCTAACTGACAGTAATCACACCATAACTGGAAATTAACAGTTAGTTCCTTACCGTCACTGTAAACCCTAACAATAATCACTATAAGAAATTAATGGTAAGTTCCTCACTGTCACTGTAAAATCTAATAATACTTAcactataattaaaaattaacagtaagagaCTTATTGTTACTGTCACTGTAACTACAAAAACTGTACTCGCACCCTGATAGAAAGTCTGACACTCAGTTATTTATCATCACTGTAACTACAACACTGTACTCGCACCCTGATAGAAAGTCTGACACTCAGTTATTTATCATCACTGTAACTACAACACTGTACTCGCACCCTGATAGAAAGTCCAACACTCAGTTATTTATCATCACTGTAACTACAACACTGTACTTTCGCACCCTGATAGAAAGTCCAACACTCAGTTATTTATCATCACTGTAACTACAACACTGTACTCGCACCCTGATAGAAAGTCCAACACTCAGTTATTTATCATCACTGTAACTACAACACTGTACTCGCACCCTGATAGAAAGTCCAACACTCAGTTATTTATCATCACTGTAACTACAACACTGTACTCACACCCTGATAGAAAGTCCAACACTCAGTTATTTATCATCACTGTAACTACAACACTGTACTCGCACCCTGATAGTAAAGTCAGTTACACTCACTAACTTTATCATCTGACTCAGTTATTTATCATCACTGTAACTACAACACTGTACTCGCACCCTGATAGAAAGTCCAACACTCAGTTATTTATCATCACTGTAACTACAACACTGTACTCACACCCTGATAGAAAGTCCAACACTCAGTTATTTATCATCACTGTAACTACAACACTGTACTCGCACCCTGATAGAAAGTCCAACACTCAGTTATTTATCATCACTGTATACAAAGTCCAACACTCAGTTATTTATCATCACTGTAACTACAACACTGTACTCATACCCTGATAGAAAGTCCAACACTCAGTTATTTATCATCACTGTAACTACAACACTGTACTCGTACCCTGACAGAAAGTCCAACACTCAGTTATTTATCATCACTGTAACTACAACACTGTACTCACACCCTGATAGAAAGTACAACACTCAGTTATTTATCATCACTGTAACTACAACACTAACTCGCACCCTGATAGAAAGTCTGACTGTTAACTGCTTACTTTACCTTGTAATTATAACACCATATTCATAACCTGAAAGTCTTAAGTTGGTCCTCTACTGTCATTGTAAACTGACTATAGTATTATATTCGTACACTAATCATTATgttctttgaaaaataatgtcagatttttatactaaaattttagTTACTTATAAGGATAAGAAACCTGTCCCTTTTAcgacttcatatatatatacacacacacaccatcgAAAAACAAGCCTTTTTCTATTCATTAGTGCTTTTActcttttctaaaactttatttccaaaatTTCAGACCTTTACAAATAATGATAGAAAAAATGCATCATTTTTTGCATGAATTCACACTTAGTTGTAATTCATCACAAACAGCCCATAAAATCAACCAAGCACGAGGCAAAGGAACCACCTCTGAATGTACAATACAACATTAGCTCCAATAGTTTTGTAATGGGGATGTGAATCTTGAAGATATAGAAGGCTGAGGACATCCTTCTGCTGTTGAAAAGGACCAACTAAAGTATTAGTGGAAAGAAACCTGCACCAGATTGTTCAAGAAATTGCACAAGGACTGAGTGTTGGTATTTCTATAATTTTGGACCATCTCAAGCAAATTGAAAAAGTGAAAAAGCTTAACAATTGGGTTCCACATGAACTTtgtgaaaatcagaaaaattgcCAATTTGAACTGTGCTCTATGCTAACTTTGCACAACAGAAATGACTCATTTCTTTACCAATTTTGTCACTTACAAAGAACATAATCTGTGCAATGGCTCAACTGTGATGAGGCTCCAAAACACTTCCAAAAGCCAGAAGTTTATGGTCACTGTATGGTGGTCTGTGGCTGGTATTATCCATCACAGCTTGCTTAACCAGGGTCAGAATATCACTAAAGAGGTTTACTGTCAAGAATTCGACGAAATTCATAGGAAGTTAGATGACAAAAATGCCAGCATTAATTAACTGAAGAGCACCAATCTTGCTTCATAATATTGCTCAGCCACATGTTGCTCAAATGGGCTATGAAACAATGTCTCATCCTCCTTACCTACCAGACTaccaattttttaaacatttcaacaaCTTTTTAGATGACAAAAGATTCAATAACAGAGCAGAAGCAGTGAAtggctttaaagaatttttttagtTCTTGGACTTCAGAGTTTTATCAACATGGCATAAATAATCTTGTTCCTCATTGGCAAAATGTATAGATTCACCAGGTTCCTATATTGATTAATAAAGTTCcttttgaactttatttcttgttacagTTAAAATCTTAAATCTTCCATCATTTTACAAACAACCTAATAGAATGATTTGACATTTAGTTGCTTATTCTCAGTGTTAACTGTAATTACCACTATATATTCAAACAATAACTTGAAAAAGATTAAAGTTATCACCAACAATGGTCAGTTTTTCACCTCACAAATTGCCGATTGGTCTCAGACTCATTAACTTCTCAACTACCAATCACACAATTTATAAATCCATCTTTATCATAGCCAGAAACAGTCCTGAAGTACCCAATAGATAGACCAAGTACATGGTTAGGGCACCCAAAGAATTCATTATTTCAAAGAAAGCATGGAAGTAGTCATcatgggaaaaaaaaatcaaaactttatcaaaagataaaaattattttatgatttagtattgttataattttgaattacaCATACATGGGCACTATAATCCTGGGCCTATAAAGGGTTTAATCCTGCCTTGGCTGCAAACATCACTAGAACAGTTATTACATTCCGGATTAACATGTAAGCATCCTGACCTGACACGAGTATGCTAAAAGTTGGCTTTCAAACAGAACAACTTGAAGAGcatttttttgataaatatacattaatactgAAGAGTCTTTATTATGGACCAGAACTGACAACACAAAACAACTGTTTCTATACAAGATACCAAAACACAGAAATATCACCTTCGAAAGCTGTTTGAACAGTACTAATAATGGCACTATAAAGATACCAAAACACAGAAATATCACCTTCGAAAGCTGTTTGAACAGTACTAATAATGGcactataaatataattatcatcCTACCTATTAAACTGTCACCGGTAAAGTTTCTTTCTCAGAAAAActtaatttacacattttcaaaatCCATAATAAGCACAGCTGTCCAAATCTATCTTTATTTGTGATATTAAAGTTAATGCTGTAAACATTGAAAATAGAAAGATGTATAACATTTTAGAGTATTGTCACGTATGTTTCCAGTGTAAAATACTGGAAATAATCACATTTGTAgctcaaaaatatataaaaaaagataatttttttttctgtaaaagacagtatgcaataaataaaacttttaatgaattctgtaaaaaattaaaaaataaaacactgatgAGAAATATGCACAAGCCAAAATATAAGATTTTCACTTCACCTTGCTACCCAGtaagtacatttgtttgttttcttatgagctaagtggtaataataataataataataatagtaataataataataataataataatgagcaATGGTAATAAGCCTcctattatatatgtaaaactcaCCTGGACataactttttataataaaataccatttgtaaatattttatacaacagaTAATTTTTCAAACTTCATAAAGGAAAGTGTTACTCATGGGGAGAAAAATTCACCATTTTCTTTTCTCTAAAATCAGCGAGTCTAATCTGTCATCTATTATTCCTTATGCCCTGTATTGTAGCAAGTACGAATGAGATCACAAACTTGTCTGACTGATACAGAAAATTACTCGTTGTTGCTGActgttgtaaaattaatttttatttataaggaaACTGTTCAACTATGCAATTATATTCAcccaaactgaaacagcaaaagCTTACTACCCTGGGACGACATGTAGGGCAACTGAGAATTTTTAAAATGGTGCATCTTTTTGATTGATCAGAatcttttgaaaatatatatatgtgcaagttaattaaagaaatttatctactgtaattttaaacataattgcTTTTAAAAACAGACCTATAAGTTCAGCCCTTAGTTTTAGCCCTTGAATAAGAGGCTTAATACATTTCCACACTTGAACTATATAATCTACACATTTTTCTATAGCATATCCCTTCATCTTTTCCCCACACGTGATTACACGAACATGGCGGTTTCCCCCCTTTAAAAATCTAATATCAAATATACATCATTTCATAAACAGAGTTGTAGTAATCAAGTCAAATGCAAGCTGACTTTGCTCTTGGCTATGTTGGAGTTTAATATAGAACAACATTTATagagattttaactttttttagtccatacacatttaatattataatgtacttTCCCTCCATGACTATGttgacatttcaaaataaatgtaaataacttaatacatttcatttctacaatgtttttatgttttgtggaaacatatttgttaagaaaaaaaaagaatacttttTTCCCTACAATACAAGACAGTATGGTTGTTTCAAGCAATAACATTTTAACTCAAAGAAATCTAACTAATAAAACTGTCCACTGTCATTTTAGTCCTCCAGTTCCATCTTCAGGTCGGACACAACACTAGAATATGAAACAAATTCACTGTTAATTAGAAGCAGGTTGTATGATTGTATCAAACATGTTCCATAAGTAGCACATCTTGAAAGAACTGTTATAACCATACCTCTTAGGTCTATCTGCATTCTCACACAGTGAAGAACTTTTCATTTCGACTAGCTGTTAATTAACAAATGACACaactactaaaataaaaaatgcataaaaGCGACAAATAGTCGAACACAAGAGCTAATCTAACTCTTAAGACTTAATGTTATATTAATCAAGTTCACTCAAATTCAAATATTTAGTTAGCTTCATAAAACTGTTCATTGCAGCACTGGGTTTATGTGACACTTCGTATAAACCTTCGAAAAATCTCTTTGCtttgtattttaagtttatttataaaaaatattctattatgaaaacaataaaactgagtaACTTGTAAATAGACAAAATTAGTAaatcaaatatttagtttatgtcAATTTACCAACtatgtataacaattaaaatattttattgttgcttgttttaaacagaattttaataTACGTTAGACCAAGCATAAAAGTCTCACCTTTGAGGATGTAGTCTGTCAGAAGAATCGGAACAGTTGGACTGTCATCGTTGATAGCatgcaaaactaaataaaacattacatataaaaaaaagatttctttTGATTCTTTCAAGTCATTatgacatttattttgtaattttttttctgatatttttttacttctagACTGTTTAGTTTACAATTATCCTATCTTTAAGTTCTTCATACCAATTAACAACTGCAAAGAAAAATATCTCTACCAGTTCCACACACCAATTAACTGTGGATAAAAATTCATTTCTGCCAGTTTTTCACATCAACTAACAACTACAAAATCCATCTATACCTTGCAATCAGTCTACTACAATAGTTCattataacaagaataaaaaataaatataaaaacatacaagttgCTATCACTCATTGTAATATcgtattaaaatcaattttaggaACAACATTATCATAAAATTGCATGTGATTTAGTTTATGACAACTGCATTACTGGTAAAAACTGTAATAGCTAATGTAAGTAAAATCATGATACTCTTAACATAGGAAACAGCATTAGTGATATATTTCAGGTAAAGTAGTGTTACAGTAAATGTAATACAGGTAATAAGATGCCATGATACTCTAACATGGGAAACAACAGTACAATGTTAAAGGTAGCATAGTAGCCTGATAACTGTAACAGAGAAAACACCATTGTAATTATATTAACTGTATCCAACACACAGATACATTAGTTCTTACTTTTGATGAGAACCTGCAATGATCTGTTGTTTGGTGGCCCTTGTCCAGCAGTATAAGGAATGACAGTTGTTAGGTACTGAAAGAGAGGATggaaattattttgtgaattattttcatataacaaaaactTATTAATTTCCAATGTCTGATACATTAAATCACCAAAGTTTGTTAGCAAATATTCTTCCCTCTCTGTTTCAGTTTCAACATGTAGCATTCAAAACAATAATCTAAGTTTAGACTTTTAATAACTTGATTCCTAATACTGAAGTCAAAACAGTTTCACGACTAATTTAGTTCCAcagattaatataaaaacaatttgtatGTGATAATTTCAATAtaagtatatacacatatacttagatgaattaaatattaataaagtattaattaatttacagggTTAAGGAACTTTCACAAGTGATTGCACTGGACATTTAAATAGAAGCTGTTTACAATAAAACATGCACATTTCTCTGCAAATCATCATTTTCTGTAAATACCCAGAGACAACTTAATATTAGCAGTAAAAGgtttgaatttattaatattaataacacagaGGAACATCAAGAAGTATAACTTTGTTGTATGATTAAGTAAGTGTTACCAGTATCTGTGAATGTTGTTACATCTTTGTTGTTTGATTAATTAAGTGTTGCTAGTATCTGTGAATGCTGCTCACTTTTGGTTCTGTGTCAGTATGACCTTTTTTCTTCTCCATGTAGTATTGACGTCTCTTGTTCTGGACTCCAAGTAAAAGTGAGATAAATGTGTTCTTCAGTTCCTTCTCAAACTCTAATTCCTCTCTCAAGGCGAGCTGACGTACCAGCGTTTCTGAATTATCTTTAATCATGGTTTCCAATTCAATTAAGACTTCACGAAGCTGCGACGCTGTGAGAGTTTTCAGCTCTAAAGGATGAAATAGTCattacacaagttttaaatctAATTTCGAGGAGATTGATAGAAATAAAAGTTAGTAGCTTTCAGTTAGTGAGAGGTGATGCCAACAGCCACTTttagcaacaacataaatttctATGATAGCAAGTGTGTAATACAAATAGGCTATAGTGAGTAGTAATGGTTTCAAATAACACTGTTATACTGCAACTAAAAGTTTGAATATCTTTCCAAcccacacacaaaataaaaatacttacatGCAAATCCATTTCTTTGGCCTTATCAATACAAGTCTGCATATATAAGCACCACTATTAGTCAAAAGGCATTTTAAGTATCTATACACAAGCAAAATTGTGTGAAAGGCAAAGTAAATATATCAAATCTAACAGGGTCTAGTAATGTCTAGTTAATTACACTGATGTACATTTGTTAGTTGTGATTGTCCTACAATTCTACTTCTTTCTGTCCAATACTGATCATAACCTCTTAGTTGCTAAATGGTACACTAAAGAGCTTATATTACCAAAATTCTGGATTTTGTTATCCCAGTAAAAATACTAAGGATTAACTCAATGGTTAACTTCCTGCTTAGCTCCTTAGCTGCAGAATATGCTGTACGGTGCAATTGTAAACTGATGAGCAATTTCAGAACACACCACATGGtgcattttaatttcttttgagcAACAGCCTGTGAATGTACCCAACTGATTACCAAATTTTGATtgattgataatttattttggcAGGTAAGgagttaaaaataaaagacattcaGAGCTTACAACCTTCATTAAACAATTTCTCACCCTCAACGTAGGCTTATGTACCAAGTTCTCCTTTTGTCTTAACATGTTCTCAGGTTTTCACATCAGAAGAAaaatgttcagtttattttgtgtgCACACACACAATACACAAAGTAAACATTCATTCTGTCTCGGTAGGAGGAATGCAACTAACAAACATACATCACATAATAAAGTACTCAGAACTTAAAGAATTCCTAACATGTAACAACAATGAAGATTACCAAGTCTTTCTcctctgtttttttttcaaatgaatatCAGTGTGAAACTTGcataaatgtttattacacaaTTTATAGGTTAGAAAGTCACAAAATTTAATCAGTTACAGGATAAAATCATACAATTAAACTTTATAAGCTGCTTACAATGTGCATATAGAGTTATTTCATGTCTGGAGTTCTAAGTACCTTtgtgaaacaatgttaaaatggaaaaatataaggtttataataattaattcatttctctgagataattatgaaactaacaaaattaaaaacagagttacattttactttattatccACTAAGATTACATCACGGAAGAAACTGTTTCAAGTACATAAAATAGGTTACAAGCAGAATACTGTTGGATATATTAAAGGAAAAGAAGTCAAAGTACTGAGTCAGTATGTTTAAAGATGTCTACTAAAGACTGAAGAACAAAGTAAAGTGTGctaatattaaacaaactattCCTTACTTCCATCATGTATTAAAGAAGAAATGGCAGCTTTGGGGCTATCTTTAAGTTCTTCTGGGGATATATCAGACAATGTTCCTTCTGTAATGGGGCTCTCCTGTTGCTAAAAATACACAAGCACATGGCAATCTCAAAACACGACATTTAATATACAGgtatttcaatataattaaaataaaaacaaacccatTTTCACTACAGTATTTCAACAGATTTTTAGAACTTTAATAAACAAGACAACAAGAAGTGTTAATGTTACTTAACATGGAGCATCAACAAGCCAAAAAAACTGAGCACATGTGAAATAACAGCACCTTTAAGGGCTGATCAAGTGTTACTAAACCACAAGTTCAAAGTAGAGAAATATCATGCTCATTATTTAATGAAACCTTTCTTTCTGAATAAACAATGGCTTTAAAATAAGTACATTACATATGAAATATAGCTGAATACTACACAGGGTTAAGTTATGCAGGATGTTCACTGGACTTGTAAATCAATTCTGTAAAACACCAGCTCAAATTTGTGTTCACATCACTAAAAGAAGACATtaagaaacaacataaaataacaaatttagaaactaacaaaaacattaataacaatggGTAAAAAGCAGTATAGAGGGGCATAGGCAGAAATCTATAAATGCAGGGGGTGCTACTTTTGTAAGATGTAGAAATGAATAACAAAGCAATACTGGAGGGCTTCACAATCATGCCCCGTCCAAAGAAATTTGTAATTCTCAATGAAAATGTTgcattttgataaaatatgagtttgcttttaaatatatttcatacaaatatcAATGCAATTAAGGTATGCAACACACCCCACCTGCCTACATACGTATAGTGGTCACATGACCTAAATGTTTTGACACAATTTGTCATTTTcgattaattttaagttttcttgGATGATGAGGGGGGTGGGGTGAAAGCAATAAACCAAACAGCCTATCATCCTGTTTTATGTTCTGTTCTTACTTCTAATCtgtttagtgtttaaaatatttaaatatttagcaTTCAAAATCTCCCTTCCAGGTGCTGCTAATAAATCTAAatcaactgaaaatgttttttatctcCAAAGGTACTGTTATTTCTTCTCCATAAACAATATGAACATTGTTTACACAAGCcacatttatgtatatttctgTCTTTAGCAGCTAACCTGCATAATTTCATCTATTTCTTCTATGACTTGGTCTGCTGTAACAATAGGCTCCTGCTGCATTGAGGTTAGAATCAGGGAGTGCATGTCCAAGTCTTTGGCCAGCTCTTCATCTTCAGAAACATCAAGTTCGTTCTCAAAATTGTTAtcctaaaacaacaaaaacttaaagaACTatcatattgtataaaacagaaaGGAAAGTGTGTAAGTGAAGCTTTTAAACACCTCTTGTGCTCGTTAATCTTGCAATATTTGAACAGTAGAAAAGCTGAATGGATAAGTAAGTCATTCTggtagtttgttttctttgttacactTTACTTCCTcttgtttttttaggttttaatgtttttatgtcaTATTTCTAAATACCTTTATTCATTATTCTGGGTGAACTTCACCCTCCATTTACAAATTTTCACTTTGTTGTGGtttaagtttctgtttttaacaCTCAAAATTTGGTTATCCTTTTTCTGGTTCAGGTTGAGAATACTggtttacttaatttattgtggTTCATATTGAGCACAAATTTTTTATCTCTGATTCTACTTATTTCCTGTTATtcaattttagaataatttcTATTGACTTCAAGTTTTACTTACTTTCCTTTACCTCAGGAAGAGATAATCATTTATATATtctaaaatacaattaatttcaaAGAGGTAATTGCATCTGAAATGATGAAAGCTTTTACTTATTGAGTTTAACTCGCGTTGTTGAGAAAACACACGACTCAAACTTACTGCACATTCTCTACACACTGCAGAGCACGagctatttaatatttttatctactCTCCTACCTTCTGTGCAACTTCTAGCACAAACATCATGAAGCCTTGAAATACACAAGGTCTGCTTTCCCATCAAATGTTAAGTTTTACTGAAAGTTCCAGATCTGAGGAAAAAAACTGGTTGTGGAGATACAGGAAATTAGATATTATGGAGGTAAGTAATCATTTTAAACTCATTTAATTCTAAGAATGTAAAATTCATATTAGGCACTTCTGAAATACTGAAAACCAGAATAACCATACAGTAAAGGACGTGTGAACATATAAAACTACTAGCTACAGGGTAGGAGGATAGTAGGCAAGCAGTCAGAGTAGAATC
Coding sequences within:
- the LOC143226765 gene encoding fasciculation and elongation protein zeta-2-like, with amino-acid sequence MSHFLVRGESGSDSITMAELRIEAPLAKTEEFFDISELQSSEDFENFNKNKFLSPETNDNSFAENFKDTFSESLEDLVNTFDDKITKCFYNYDEKVEKFAPVQVRTQEEIMNECQMWWTITGSFGNILPIDWSKSYARKVQLPVFNLNNNKDNNFENELDVSEDEELAKDLDMHSLILTSMQQEPIVTADQVIEEIDEIMQQQESPITEGTLSDISPEELKDSPKAAISSLIHDGKLKTLTASQLREVLIELETMIKDNSETLVRQLALREELEFEKELKNTFISLLLGVQNKRRQYYMEKKKGHTDTEPKYLTTVIPYTAGQGPPNNRSLQVLIKILHAINDDSPTVPILLTDYILKVLCPT